One Candidatus Regiella endosymbiont of Tuberolachnus salignus genomic window, ATCTTATCAACTTGGCACAACAGGGCGCGTAAGGAGAAAAGAGCATGGCATTACCACGCAAACTTAAATATTTTAACCTGTTTAACGACGGCGATAATTACCAAGGTGTCGTCGAATCCATTACCTTACCCAAACTGGTACGCCAACTGGAAGCCTATCGCGGGGGCGGCATGAACGGCAGCGCCAAAATTGATCTCGGTCTGGAAGAAGGCGCGATAGACATGGAATGGACGCTGGGCGGTGTCGAAGCCCAAGTGTATCGACAATGGGGCTGTGCCAAAATTGACGGCGTGCAACTGCGCTTCTCAGGCTCTCTGCAACGCGATGATACCGGGGACATCACTCAGATTGAAGTGGTGACACGCGGGCGTCATCAGGAAATTGACAGTGGCGATTACAAACAGGGCGACAACTCCCAAACCAAAATTGCATCCAAAAATACTTATTACAAATTAACCCTTAATCACAAGGTAATCATCGAAATTGACACCCTCAATATGATTGAAATCGTGGAGGGCGTCGACGTGCTCAAAGAACATCGACGTGCCATTGGATTATGATCGCTTATTTTACTCGGTCTCACCAGGCCAATGCCGTCTTACCCTAGCATTACAGTGTCATTTGCGAACCTGATCGCATTTTTCTCTCTTACTGGAATAAAACATGAGCAAATCGATAGCGAAATCACCGAACGAGGTTATGTAATGGTCTAATGTTTCCGGACACTTTTGAAGAGCTGTAATAAACTGCAAATCAGAGGTGTATAAAATGAAAAGTAAAAAGAAGCCATCGACATTTACGCTGGAGTTTAAACAAGACGCAGCAAAGTTAGTCCTGGAAAAAGCGTATACGTGCAAACAAGCGTCAGAGAGTTTATGGCATAGGTGGTATAAATTGATGTATAATACTGAGATGACCTATCCATTAAAATTTCGCCAACATGTCTTGGCTATTAAAACGCAAGAAAAGCTCACTTATGCCCAAACAGCGACACGTTTTTGTGTGGGGACAGCGAGCCTGATGCGCTGGGCTAAACGCATAGAACCTTGCCTGACTCGAGATAAACCCGCTACCAAAATAAACCAAGCGGCGTTAATCCTTGACGTAGAAACCTATCCTGACGCGTCTCAATACGAACGCGCTCAACGTATGGGGGTTAGTGCTCGAGGTATCTGCGATGCGTTAAAACGTGCCGGGTTTAGCTATAAAAAAAACATTTTATCATCCCAAAATCGACGTCCAAGCGCGAAAAGATTTCCAAAACAAGCTCCAGGCCTATGAAGCCTGTGATACCCCGATAGTTTACGTGGATGAAAGCGGTTTTGCCCATGATATGCCACGTCTTTATGGTGATTCAATGAAAGGTAAGCGCTGTTACGGCCAACACGATTGGCATGCCAAAGCACGTACTAACGTTATTGGTGCCCAGCTTAACGGAAAATTAACCCCCGTTTGTACCTTCGATTGCCATATCAACAGCGATATTTTTCATGCCTGGGTCATGCAAGACTTACTACCAAAATCTCCCCAAGGGGCTGTCATCGTAATGGATAATGTCAGCTTCCATAAACGTCAAGACACCCAGGCTGCTATACAGAAAGCCGGCTTTATTCTCGAATATCTTCCTACTTATTCTCCTGATATGAACCCCATTGAGCATAAATGGGCTCAAGCAAAAGCCCTTCGCAGAAAGCGCCAATGTGATATCCATACCTTGTTTTCTGCACCTTTATTTTAAATCAATTTATACCGCTTATGCCATAAGGAAGCCCTGAAAAACCGATAATGAATGCTATATTTTGAGCTAATAGCGTTAATTCTTAAAGTCATGTAATAAAAAAGGAAAGGAATGCACTCTTTTTTTACGGTATAGAGACGGCGGATACACTTTTTTTCAGTATCAATGGAAAATCAGGGGTTACAGAGCAGGATTTTTCTAGCGAGAAAGAGATTGGTCAAAGCAAATAAGCTGAATAACTGCGCGGTATTTTTTGCCAAGCCCTTGTAGCGCACTTTTCTAAAGTTGAACTGACATTTTAACACCCGAAAGGGATGTTCAACCTTAGCCCGGATTTTCGCAATAAGACTTTGCCGATGCCGATGTTTCTCCCATACCTGCTGCTCCTGCCCGGGCAAGGCCAATACCCTCCGTCGGGGGATGTGCCAGATGACCGCACGATGTTGATGTTCACTGCGTCGCATCACGCCTTTATAACCGGCATCACCATGGACAACCTCTTCTTGGCCGTGAAGAAGGTGATGAACTTGCGTTACCTCGGCTACATTCGCCGAGGTTCCTACCAGGGAATGCACCAGACCCGTCTGTGCATCCACACCAATATGCGCTTTCATACCAAAGTAACACTGATTGCCTTTACGGGTGGCTTTCATTTCAGGATCGCGGCCATTTTGCCGGTTTTTAGTTGAACTGGGTGCATGAATGATCGTAGCATCAACAATACTACCCCGTTTGATAAACAGCCCACACGAAGCTAAATGCGCATTGACCTCTTCAAACAATGATTCGCTTAAATGATGTTTTTCCAGCCAGTGTCGAAAATGCAGAATGGTGGGATCGGAGGGAATCGCATCGACGGAGACACCGGTAAATTGACGTAGTAAGGGGATGTCATATAACGCTTCTTCCATCGATAAATCAGCGTAATTAAACCCATTTTGTAAAAAATAAATCCGCAGCATCACCTCTAAAGGTTTTGCCGGTCTTCCCCCTTTGGCTGTTGGCTTAGGATAATTGATACTGAGTTTAGACAGAATTTTTTCCCAGGGAACTATCCTATTCATCTGCGCTAAAAAGTCGCCTCGTCTCGTCGATTTCGTTTTCATTTCACTATTAACCTAAAAAAATTATTAATGACAGAATAGACTACTTTTAGCGGTTTTTCAGGGCTTCCATATGGAAACCCTGAAAAACCGAAATGAATGCAATATTTTGAGCTAAGCCTTTGTAACGCACTTTTCTAAAGTTGAACTGGCATTTTAATACACGGAAGGGGTGTTCTACTTTAGCCCGGATTTTCGCGTTGAGACTTTGCTGATGCCGATGTTTTTCCCATACCTGCTGCTCCTGCCCGGGCAAGGCCAATACCCTCCGTCGGAGGATGTGCCAGGTGACCACGCTAACCGGCATCACCATGAACAACCTCTTCTTGGCCGTGAAGAAGGTGATGAACTTGCGTCACATCGGCTACATTCGCCGAGGTTCCCACCAGGGAATGCACCAGCCCCGTCTGTGCATCCACGCCAATATGCGCTTTCATGCCAAAGTAGCACTGATTGCCTTTACGGGTGGCTTTCATGTCTGGCTCACGAGTATTTTGCCGGTTTTGAGTTGAACTGGGTGCATCAATAATCGTAGCATCGACAATGCTACCCCGTTTGATAAATAGCTGAAGCGAAGCTAAATGCGTATTAACTTCTTCAAACAGCGCTTCGCTTAAATGATGTTTTTCCAGCCAATGACGAAAATGCAGGATAGTGGGATCGGAGGGAATGGCATCGACACATACCCCCGCAAATTGACGTAATAAGGGGATGTCGTATAACGCTTCTTCCATCGATAAATCAGCATAATTAAACCCATTCTGTAAAAAATAAATCCGCAGCATCACTTCTAACGGTTTCGCCGGTCTGCCGCCTTTAGAGCTTGCCTTCGGATAATGACGACTGAGTTTGGCCAGAATCTTTTCCCAGGGAACTATCCTATTCATTTGCGCTTAAAAGCCGGCTCGTCTCGTCGATTTCGTTTTCATTTCACTATTCACCTAAAAAAATTATTGCTAACAGAATAGACTACTTTTAGCGGTTTTTCAGGGTTTCCATATAGTGCAGGCCGCCTTTAATCGCGCGCCATTCCAGCCCCACAACAAAGACTTTGTTGTAGGTGACGAGATGTATTGGTTTTTTCTGGTCAAACATAGATGGCTCTTTTTGTGGCTGACATGTAAAAGGCTAAAAAAACATCTGTATGATAAACAATGATTAACTTGCAAAGATGTCTAAAAAGATGTATTTTTGCATCATGTTTAAAGCGGAGGTTTTTTATGCGAACTACGGTCACTATTGATGATACCCTCTACGAAAAAGCACTGGATATGGCCAACCCCGGCATGGATAAATCTGATTTATTCCGAGAGGCCATTAAAACATTTGTGCGGGTGCAAGCCGCTAAACGCCTCGCTGCTTTGGGCGGCACTACACCTGAAATAAAAGCTGTTCCTCGGCGTCGCGAAAAGCCCGTGGCACAATGAGTGTGCTCATTGATACTTCGGTATGGGTCGATCACTTTAAAAACCGCAACGAAACGCTAGTTAAATTGCTTGAGGCAGATTTGGCACTAACTCACCCCATGGTTATGCTTGAACTAGCCTGTGGAACACCGCCGGCACCACGAACCCAAACGCTTAACAAAATTGGCCTTTTGCAACACGTTAATCAAGCAACCTTGGACGAGGTAATGGATTTCATCCAGCGTGAAGAGCTGTATGGGCTTGGCTGTGGGTTAGTTGATATGGTGCTACTCGCTTCTACGCTAATGACACCCGGAACAAGCTTATTGACCTTAGATAAACGCCTCGAAAATTTAGCAAAGCGTTTCAAGGTAGCCTATTAGCTCCAGCCGCATTAACGTCTTTTCTAACTACGACAAAAAAGAGAAGGAGTTAAATATGAAAAGTCACCCATCCTTGATTGATGAACAAGGTGAGGTGCGTGAACTGACCGAAAAAGATTTCGCTGTCATGCAGCCCGCCAAAGAAGTATTGCCGACTTCTCTTTTGAAAACGCTGCGCATTCGAGGTCGTCAAAAAGCCCCCACCAAAACAAAAATTACTATTCGTCTTTCACCCGAGGTAATAGGGCTCCATTGGACTGTGAACCGCGTTATTACACCTATTGCCCATTTTTAAACGAATCCTTACTGTGCCCCTATAACCCCAAACCGCACCGATCAAGAACACCCTGTAAATTAATAGTTTATGACCTTTTCTGCATAAATAATAAACTATTTAATGTGTATGATAGCTAGCTTGGCAAAGGGGTTTTTTCTAATGAATGACTTAAATAGTTCAAATTTTATCAACGCAGTCCGGTTTGTTTATGACCATATTGATCAACCTATCACGCTAAAAGACTTGGCAAAATCCGTTGATATATCTGTATCTTCTTTAAAGCGGCTTTTTATAGAAGCAACGGCTAAAACACCTGGCGCATTTATTCGGCGTCTCAGAATGGAATGTGCTTTTCGCTCTCTTCAAAGTCAGAAAGATTCTATTCTAACCTGAGCATCTGTATTAGAAATCAAGTGAATTAGGCAAAATTTTCAACCCAAGGTGATTTTCGTTTATAGACGCTACTCACCATAGAGAGCAATTTATGCATAACGGCAACAATAGCCACTTTACCGCATTTTCCCTTGGCGCGAAGCCGATGGTAAAAATCAGCCAGGGGTTTATTCCAGCGGACAGCGGCAACGGCTGCCATGTACAGTGCTTTCCTTAAGGTTTTGCGCCCCCCCTGAATAAACCGTTTGCCCCTAAATTTTCCGCTGTCTCGATTAAACGGGGCAACACCCACTAAAGCGGCTAATGACTTGTTTTCGATTGAGCCAATTTCAGGTAATAAAGTTAATATCATCAGGGCGGTTTGCTGTCCAATAGCGGGGATTGAGGTGAGTAGATTCACCTTTGGTAGTGACTTTATCTGAAAAACACACATCAAGCGTGGCTTTTCCAACATCAATACCAATATACTCTCCCATGTTGGCCTTTCCTTTTGTATAATCGAATTGAAAAAATAATAGACTTTTTCCCTACTTGTAATTCGAGGCGTCTTAAACCCTCATGACATCTGTTCGGAACCGGCCTATATCAAAATAGGATAGAGGGTCATGACTCAGGTACGGTGCTTCATCACCTTATTCGGAAGAACGACCCCTCTATCCACCTATTAAGGTGATCAGAATTAACAGGCAATTTCAATATACAAGTTCGGGATAAGGAATTGACGTTTATTTTCTCTAACTTTTTGATTAAGAATAGATAAGTGCCTCGTACTTCAAGATAATGGTGTTTGCGAACATTATTAATCACGAAATAGCGAGACACTCATGACCGATATTACCGAACTTTATTGCTTAATGGATGATTTTTGCAAAAAATTTGAGCCAATATTAAATGCAAAGCTCTTAACGGAGGGAGCCAAGCAGCGTATCCGTGCCAGTTCTCTTTCTTTGGCAGAGCTGATGACGCTAGTGGTATTGTTCCATCAAATTCGTTATCGCCAGTTCAAATCATTCTATCTTTATCATGTGTGTCAGCATCTCAGGGCTGAATTTCCAACCCTTCCCTCTTATTCTCGCTCGTGTTTTTCAAGGCTTGGCAGAACGGGGGAAAAGCTCAACCGGCTGGTTTTTTGGTTTTAAATTACATGCGATTATCAATCATCGAGGCGAACTACTCAGTATTTTTCTAACCTCGGGTAATGGTGATGATAGAAAACCTGTTCCTCACCTGGCCAAAGCGCTTTTTGGCCAACTTTACGCAGACAAAGGCTATATTTCTAAAACACTATTACAACAGCTCAAAGAAAAGGGGAGCGCCTTTATCACTCGTGTTCGTCGCAACATGAAGCCTCTCGAGCACACTGAGTTTGATAATGCCATTTTGCGTAAACGTTCATTGGTTGAAACCGTTTTTGAACAACTCAAAAATATGTGCCAAATAGAGCATACTCGTCATCGTTCACCACAGAATTTTATCGTTAATTTACTTGGCGGTATCCTCGCTTACTGCCTCACTCCATCCAAACCAAAATTAGCCCTGTATTGTTCAAATATCGTTACATTATAAAATAGTCGGCTTATCCCGAACTTGTATATTGAAATTGCCTCCTAAACAGAATCAATTATCTGAAATTGCTGAAAAAGTAAGCGATTTACTGAAACGACGTCATCAATTACTGGATGACAAAATGCGTGAAACCTCTCGTCTTGATAAAGACTATAACGCTAACATTAAAGAATTTATTTCATCACATATCGATTTTTTAAATCAACAAATTGAAGCGGTTCAGCAAGAGATTAACCAATTAACAGCTGAATCTGAGATGCAAGAAAAGGTGAATCTACTCACCTCAATCCCCGCTATTGGACAGCAAACCGCCCTGATGATATTAACTTTATTACCTGAAATTGGCTCAATCGAAAACAAGTCATTAGCCGCTTTAGTGGGTGTTGCCCCGTTTAATCGAGACAGCGGAAAATTTAGGGGCAAACGGTTTATTCAGGGGGGGCGCAAAACCTTAAGGAAAGCACTGTACATGGCAGCCGTTGCCGCTGTCCGCTGGAATAAACCCCTGGCTGATTTTTACCATCGGCTTCGCGCCAAGGGAAAATGCGGTAAAGTGGCTATTGTTGCCGTTATGCATAAATTGCTCTCTATGGTGAGTAGCGTCTATAAACGAAAATCACCTTGGGTTGAAAATTTTGCCTAATGTCAACAACAGCCTAAAACTGATCCACAGCAACAATCTAAAAGTGATCCACTACTGTTTGGGTTTATCCATTAGTCCGGCTTGTTTCTTTTCTTTAATACGATAGCTTTCTCCTTTGATTTGCAAGATATGTGAGTGGTGTAGTACCCGGTCTAACATGGCCGAGGTGAGTGCTGTATCGTTTGCAAAGACTTGTCCCCACTGACCAAAAGGCAAGTTGCTCGTTAAGATCACAGAGGCTTTTTCATAGCGTTTGGCTATGACCTCAAACAGCAATTTTGCCTCATGTACGGTAAAGGGCAGATAGCCGATTTCATCAATAATTAGCAACCTGGGTGCCTGTACGGCGCGCTGCATGACCTGTTTATAGTTGTCTTGTCGCTGCGCTGTGGCTAGTTGCAGAATTAAGTCAGATGCACTGATAAAACGGGTTTTGATTCCTGCCTGCACGGCCTTGTAACCTAGGGCTATTGCGATATGGGTCTTGCCCACCCCTGACGGCCCCAGCATCACCACATTCTCCTGGCGCTCAATAAATGACAACGACGCTAACTCGATGACCTGTTTTTTGGGCACCCCCGCGGCGATGTCAACGCTACTTTAGATTGACCACTTTTTGCTACTTTAAAATGTCCAGTTTTTGCTAATTTTCCTGTTGGGTTTCTATTCCAGGCGCCTGGATAATATCAGTCGTTTTTATAGGCAACATGCCTGCTTTGCGTTTATTTTTGAGTCGGTAGCTTTCTCCTTTAATATTCAATGTGGTTGAATGATGTAAAAGCCTGTCTAAAATCGCAGTTGCTAAAATGTGATCACCGAATACGTCCCCCCAATCAGTAAAACTTTTATTTGATGTGAGAATGATGCTCGCCTTTTCATAACGACGGCTCAATAACCTGAAAAATAGGCTAGCTTCTTCGCGATTCATCGGTAAATACCCGATTTCATCCAGTATTAATACCCTGGCATAGCACAGTTGCTGAAGTTGGCGTTCCAGACGGTTTTCTTGCTTTGCCTTCATTAAGGTACAGCAGAGTCTATCCAGAGGCATAAACAATACCCGATGCCCAGCTGTAGCTGCCTTGACAGCCAGCGCTATCGCCAAATGCGTTTTCCCTACCCCAGGTGGGCCTAACAAAATGACGTTTTCATGATGTTCGACAAACCTCAGCCCCGCCAGCTCGCGGATAATTTTCCTGTCTATACTTGGTTGGAAAGTAAAGTCAAATTGCTCCAAGGTTTTTATCCACGGCAAACGTGCTTGTTTTAACCGCGATTCCAAGCCTTTTTGGTGACGCCCGTTCCATTCCTGGGCTAATGCCTGCTGGAGAAATTCACGGTAGTTCAGTGCTTTCTTGGTGGCTTCTTCACATAAACTCTCCAACGCATCGCCCAGGTAATCCATTTTTAACCGTATCAACAAGTTTTCCATTTCCATCAGAGTAGCTCCTCATACACACTGAGCGAACGAGACGCTACTCGATTGACCTGTTGCCAAAGGGCTTGATGATGTTCTGGCACCTTTTGCCAGCCCTGCGTTACCTCCTGCAAGAGATGCGTCGCGAGCAGTTGCTCATCGCCGTAAATACGTAGCGTATTATCTAAACCGATACGAATATTAACCGCACGACCACACCAGAATGAAGGCACGCTATAGCGATTACCTCTGACATCGATATAGCTGTCCCATGCCACTTGTCGTAGGTCGAAGTAGCTGGTATCGAAATCAGTCGCAGGGAGTGGCATCAAGGCTATTTTTTCCTCAGCAAAACGATTTTCCGGTGTCTGCTTGAATTGACGAAGATGACGCTGGTCTGCCACTTTCGCCAGCCACATCGCTAGCAGTTGATTAACATGAGCGAAACTCTCAAACTGACGGTAGCGAGTGAAAAAATTGTGTTTAACATAGCCCACCATCCGTTCGGTTTTGCCTTTCGTTTGCGGTCGATAAGGCTTACAGGCGCGAGGGCTAAACCCATAGTGATTAGCCAGTTGCAGGAAGCCCGCATTGAACTCGATGTGGCCATTTTGTCCATGTTTGATAACAGCGGCTTTTTGGTTATCTACCAAGACATTTTTTACGCTGCCACCGAAGTAATTGAAGCTGCGAACCAGCGATTCATACGTGTGCTCAGCATCTTGCTTAGGGGCAGCAAAGACATGAAAGCGACGCGAAAAACCGAGCGTATTAACGGCAAAATTAACCGTACAGGCAGAGCCTGCCACCTCAACGATGATTTCTCCCCAATCGTGTTGAAGTTGATAACCGGGGAGGGTTTCAAAGCGTACCGTGTTTTTCGAGGCCCTGAGTGGACGCTTCGGATGAATATAACGTCGGAGCATCGCACTCCCGCCGCGGTAGCCTTTTTCACGGATTTCCTCAAAAATAACCGCCGCATTCCAAACCTGTTCACTCAACCTTGAATCGATGTAGTCTTTAAAGGGCTCGAGTTTAGCAACCTGTTTTTTACCGCATTTTGCTGTTGGCGGCGCAGGATAGCTAATGTGCCGTCTCACCGTCTTTTCTGAACACCCTATCTGATGGGCAATATCAACAATAAATGCCCCCTGTTGATGGCGTTGTTTTATCATGTAGTGGTCCTCTCTTCTTAGCATGCTTATTTCCCTCATGGCTTTGTCACCACAAAGGAAACTGCATTCTGGCTTGAGTGGACAAATTAAATTAGCAATTTACGGTCTTTTATCATTAGCGCTGACAGCGAAGGTAAAATCAAATTTTTCCAGCGTTTTTAGGCCAGGGAATCCAGCCATTCGGGTGAATATATGCTGCTTCCGCTGATGACGTGAACGTTTCTCACACTGCAGAATCTGCTCCAGGAAGGTCAGATAATCCCACTCTTGTTGCGCCGCCTGCTGGGCTAAATCGCAGGCATTTGCATCAATCCCCGGCAGTTGCAGCGCTGAGGTAAGTTCGCCAATACGGGATAATTGCAGGTTCATATCGCCTCCATCAGTTGGTCATACACGCTAAGAGCATGATGCAGTGGTTGCTGACTCAACTCATTGACCGAAGGTAATGAGCGCTCGCTGGCCAGAGAAGAGCTTATCGGTACTATTTCGGGAGGTAATGCCTGTAGTGCTTTACGTTCATCGATAAGCCGCAGTGCAGGTTTTTCTTTAGTGGTGTCATGGATCCGTTGGTGTGCCACCGTTTCCAGCCATAGCGTGACGTGCTCATTGGCAGTGTCAGTATCGAGCGTCAGGCCCAACGCCAATAACTTGGTATTGAGCGGACGAAAGAAATTATCCCTGACATAGCGTACCATTCGTTCAACCTTGCCTTTGGTTTGTGGTCGATAGGTATGGCAAAGCTTCGGGATAAACCCCATACTTTTGGCAAACGGGTAAAACGCCTGATTAAGCTTATGTTTGCCTTCACCATAAGCATCACGCTCCACCACCACCGTTTTCATATTGTCGTACCAGACTTCGCGTGGCACGCTCTGGAAGTAATCCAAGGTGAGTCGATGACAGTGCTCAAGTGTGTCGTATCGCATGTTATCAGTGAATATCACCATCATCGCCCGGCTATACCCCAAGACAGCGATAAAGACATGAAGGGGAGATTTACCCCCCCGCATTTGACCCCAGTCGACTTGCATTTGCTTGCCGGCTTCGGTTTCAAAACGCACGATGGGCTCTGGCGTAGGTTTGCCACGGTACAGATACAAATACTGACGTAACAACGACAGGCTACCTGTATAGCCTAACTCTTTGAGTTCTCTGAATAACACGACACCGGAGAGAGGCGCCGGTTTCGCTTGTGCAATACGTGAGTGCAGAAACAACTTAAATGGAGCAAGCAATGAAGACGACTGAGCGCGCGATTTATAAACCGGCTCATTCATCTTGCTGTGTAAGTACCGCTTGACGGTATTACGCGAGATGCCCAATTCTTTGGCGATAGCTCTTTGCGACAGCCCTTGTTTATGCAAAATCTGAATTTTCATGAGTTCTTCTTTTGAAATCAAAGTGCCTCCGAAAAGGCGCGATGGTGAAAACAAGTGGCTCAGATTTCAATTGTTGGAGTGGCTCAGTTTTGCATTGTTGGTAACACCATCTGTATCAACATCGTAAGCGCAACGGCTACCCGTTGAGTGCTTATACGCAGCGTACGCAATTAGCGCCGGTTATTGCGTGGTTCAGATGGCTGGCGCGCAGTAATAAACTGCTGTCTAATCCGGCGTCAGACTTGATAATGACAAAAGAAGGCAAGCGATTGCCAAAGGACATTCTGACAGTAAAAGAAGTGGAGTCTATTCTGAGTCTGCCCGCTATCGACAATGCTGAGGGGATGCGAGACCGTGCCATACTGGAAGTGCTGTACAGTACGGGGCTACGGCGTGCTGAGCTGGCGGGGTTGACCTTATCGTCAATTGACAGCGAACAGGGTACGGTGATGGTGCGTGAGGGAAAAGGGCGCAAAGACCGGGTGGTTCCGATAGGTGAGCGAGCGCTGATGTGGTTGGAGAAGTACCAACATCAGGGGCGGCCTGATTTGCTGTGTGGAGGAGAAAGCGCGGTGCTGTTTCTGCTGGCCGATGGTCGTCCGATCAGTCCTGATTGGCTGACAAAGCGTGTGGGAGCGCTGGTCAGGGAGGCAAACATCGGGAAGCGTGGTAGCTGTCATCTGTTCCGGCACACGATGGCGACATTGATGCTGGAGAACGGCGCAGATACACGCTGGATACAGGTGATGTTGGGGCATGAAAAACTGGAGACGACACAAATCTATACACGGGTCAGTATAGGGGCGTTGAAAGTGGTTTACCGTGCTACTCATCCTGCGAAACTGGCCAGAAACGCGGATAGTGCCGAATCAGAATGCCAATCCATCGTTGCGGAGAATCGGGAAAAGTTAGCGCGATAACCTTCAACCTTGCTGGGGAGCGAGGAAAGGCAAAAGGCGGCAGGCCAGCCGGGTCAGGTGTTGTTGAAGGTGATGAGTGGCTGGCCTGCCGCCATTTAACATAATGCAGGAGATTATGCGCACCGTCGCCGTTGGGGGGCATGCTGCCCTGACCCACTAGTGAGCAGCACCGGTGCGCATAATCTGCATTATGTCTTGCGCACCCACTTCGGCAGTGGGGTACAGTGTGGCGCGCAGGCTTCGCCTCCGCTGTCAGCCAATCCGTTCTTCTTCAGCCCTGCCGGGGGCTCTCCCTCAGTGCATCAAACCTCTTTTTAATCGTCCTCACCCCTTACTGACTCTAAATACTGCCATGGTGGCTCCCCATCGTGGTTCTCTGTGGCATCCGAGTCATGAGCGCCGTGAACGGCGCTTGCGGGCTCTCTGCCGCCCGCGCCCGCAGAACCCGCGCCCGCGCCCCGGTAAACCGCGTCGCCGTCACGGGTTGCCGTAATCGCCAAAAACTTTGACCACTAATGAAAAAAGAGGGTTATCTGTCTATACTGCGCAGATGAAAACCTGCCTTTCCCGCCTTTTATTGTCGTTACTGCTCCTGCTTCTTAGCGGTGTATCGGCGTTCGCGTTGGAAAACCGCGTATCAGAAAAAATATCATGCACCAAGATTGTACCGGAGGGAAACAGGGTCTTGCAGTCATTGGTGTGTCTCGGTTATGGGGTTTTGGCAGAGAAAATCACGTCGGAGAAAACAGTAGCGCCGTATTTTTAGCTAAGCCTTTGTAACGTGTCAGCGCTAATGATAAAAGACCGTAAATTGCTAATTTAATTTGTCCACTCAAGCCAGAATGCAGTTTCCTTTGTGGTGACAAAGCCATGAGGGAAATAAGCATGCTAAGAAGAGAGGACCACTACATGATAAAACAACGCCATCAACAG contains:
- a CDS encoding phage major tail tube protein; protein product: MALPRKLKYFNLFNDGDNYQGVVESITLPKLVRQLEAYRGGGMNGSAKIDLGLEEGAIDMEWTLGGVEAQVYRQWGCAKIDGVQLRFSGSLQRDDTGDITQIEVVTRGRHQEIDSGDYKQGDNSQTKIASKNTYYKLTLNHKVIIEIDTLNMIEIVEGVDVLKEHRRAIGL
- a CDS encoding IS630 family transposase yields the protein MPGLAIKKTFYHPKIDVQARKDFQNKLQAYEACDTPIVYVDESGFAHDMPRLYGDSMKGKRCYGQHDWHAKARTNVIGAQLNGKLTPVCTFDCHINSDIFHAWVMQDLLPKSPQGAVIVMDNVSFHKRQDTQAAIQKAGFILEYLPTYSPDMNPIEHKWAQAKALRRKRQCDIHTLFSAPLF
- a CDS encoding type II toxin-antitoxin system VapB family antitoxin — translated: MRTTVTIDDTLYEKALDMANPGMDKSDLFREAIKTFVRVQAAKRLAALGGTTPEIKAVPRRREKPVAQ
- a CDS encoding IS5 family transposase; the encoded protein is MNRIVPWEKILAKLSRHYPKASSKGGRPAKPLEVMLRIYFLQNGFNYADLSMEEALYDIPLLRQFAGVCVDAIPSDPTILHFRHWLEKHHLSEALFEEVNTHLASLQLFIKRGSIVDATIIDAPSSTQNRQNTREPDMKATRKGNQCYFGMKAHIGVDAQTGLVHSLVGTSANVADVTQVHHLLHGQEEVVHGDAG
- a CDS encoding AraC family transcriptional regulator: MNDLNSSNFINAVRFVYDHIDQPITLKDLAKSVDISVSSLKRLFIEATAKTPGAFIRRLRMECAFRSLQSQKDSILT
- a CDS encoding type II toxin-antitoxin system VapC family toxin, which translates into the protein MSVLIDTSVWVDHFKNRNETLVKLLEADLALTHPMVMLELACGTPPAPRTQTLNKIGLLQHVNQATLDEVMDFIQREELYGLGCGLVDMVLLASTLMTPGTSLLTLDKRLENLAKRFKVAY
- a CDS encoding IS630 transposase-related protein, which translates into the protein MTYPLKFRQHVLAIKTQEKLTYAQTATRFCVGTASLMRWAKRIEPCLTRDKPATKINQAALILDVETYPDASQYERAQRMGVSARGICDALKRAGFSYKKNILSSQNRRPSAKRFPKQAPGL
- a CDS encoding IS5 family transposase, with the protein product MKTKSTRRGDFLAQMNRIVPWEKILSKLSINYPKPTAKGGRPAKPLEVMLRIYFLQNGFNYADLSMEEALYDIPLLRQFTGVSVDAIPSDPTILHFRHWLEKHHLSESLFEEVNAHLASCGLFIKRGSIVDATIIHAPSSTKNRQNGRDPEMKATRKGNQCYFGMKAHIGVDAQTGLVHSLVGTSANVAEVTQVHHLLHGQEEVVHGDAGYKGVMRRSEHQHRAVIWHIPRRRVLALPGQEQQVWEKHRHRQSLIAKIRAKVEHPFRVLKCQFNFRKVRYKGLAKNTAQLFSLFALTNLFLARKILLCNP
- a CDS encoding IS110 family transposase, whose product is MILTLLPEIGSIENKSLAALVGVAPFNRDSGKFRGKRFIQGGRKTLRKALYMAAVAAVRWNKPLADFYHRLRAKGKCGKVAIVAVMHKLLSMVSSVYKRKSPWVENFA
- the istB gene encoding IS21-like element helper ATPase IstB; the encoded protein is MMEMENLLIRLKMDYLGDALESLCEEATKKALNYREFLQQALAQEWNGRHQKGLESRLKQARLPWIKTLEQFDFTFQPSIDRKIIRELAGLRFVEHHENVILLGPPGVGKTHLAIALAVKAATAGHRVLFMPLDRLCCTLMKAKQENRLERQLQQLCYARVLILDEIGYLPMNREEASLFFRLLSRRYEKASIILTSNKSFTDWGDVFGDHILATAILDRLLHHSTTLNIKGESYRLKNKRKAGMLPIKTTDIIQAPGIETQQEN
- a CDS encoding transposase, producing MKLPPKQNQLSEIAEKVSDLLKRRHQLLDDKMRETSRLDKDYNANIKEFISSHIDFLNQQIEAVQQEINQLTAESEMQEKVNLLTSIPAIGQQTALMILTLLPEIGSIENKSLAALVGVAPFNRDSGKFRGKRFIQGGRKTLRKALYMAAVAAVRWNKPLADFYHRLRAKGKCGKVAIVAVMHKLLSMVSSVYKRKSPWVENFA
- a CDS encoding BrnA antitoxin family protein, with the protein product MKSHPSLIDEQGEVRELTEKDFAVMQPAKEVLPTSLLKTLRIRGRQKAPTKTKITIRLSPEVIGLHWTVNRVITPIAHF